One genomic window of Gallaecimonas sp. GXIMD4217 includes the following:
- a CDS encoding amidohydrolase family protein: protein MTALFDFNYHLPRVEPGLDLQHPARAEALQAAIDQEYHLLDHDWQALLAQAGEQSRQRCQAGAHLMVLDSRFAQNDSCLNWLQRHRQNPTTLLVDFRADDIRTQLANIADAGARGIKFHPYLQAITSADHEAVQACASHAQALGLWISVDCSYGTLALYRCSGPELLAALLPTINKVPVFALHFGGPRILDVMMLALAAPNLYLDTSLSLSFWKGSTVDQDLAFAIGRLGAERFLFGTDQPFIAFEQAVNDMASFMDRFKLNEAQCRWLWRDSALSLMSRYGQ from the coding sequence ATGACCGCCCTGTTCGATTTCAACTACCACCTGCCCAGGGTCGAGCCCGGCCTCGACCTGCAGCACCCCGCCCGGGCCGAGGCCCTGCAGGCGGCCATAGACCAGGAATATCATCTGCTCGACCACGACTGGCAGGCCCTGCTGGCCCAGGCCGGTGAGCAGAGCCGACAACGCTGCCAGGCCGGCGCCCACCTGATGGTGCTGGACAGCCGCTTCGCCCAAAACGACAGCTGCCTGAACTGGCTGCAGCGGCACAGGCAAAATCCCACCACCCTGCTGGTGGACTTTCGCGCCGACGACATCAGGACCCAGCTGGCCAACATCGCCGACGCCGGCGCCAGGGGCATCAAGTTCCATCCCTACCTGCAGGCCATCACCAGCGCCGATCACGAGGCGGTCCAGGCCTGCGCCAGCCATGCCCAGGCGCTGGGCCTGTGGATCAGCGTCGACTGCAGCTACGGCACCCTGGCCCTGTACCGGTGCAGTGGCCCGGAGCTGCTGGCCGCCCTGCTGCCCACCATCAACAAGGTGCCGGTGTTCGCCCTGCATTTCGGCGGTCCCCGCATCCTGGATGTGATGATGCTGGCCCTGGCCGCCCCCAATCTCTACCTGGACACCTCGCTGTCGCTGAGCTTCTGGAAAGGCAGCACAGTGGACCAGGATCTGGCCTTCGCCATAGGCCGGCTGGGCGCCGAGCGCTTCCTGTTTGGCACCGATCAGCCGTTCATCGCCTTCGAACAGGCGGTCAACGACATGGCAAGCTTCATGGACCGCTTCAAGCTCAACGAGGCGCAGTGCCGCTGGCTCTGGCGGGACAGCGCCCTGTCACTGATGTCGAGGTACGGCCAATGA